From the genome of Spinacia oleracea cultivar Varoflay chromosome 2, BTI_SOV_V1, whole genome shotgun sequence, one region includes:
- the LOC110779118 gene encoding uncharacterized protein: MASAKDPATPPHPPPSIGKIGPYTVFLTPPVTPKPTSEPPAAIPETPKKRAVVSAPPVQPPPAKFEPAGDKFAFFWEAIAKVQNAHASVDEFMANWLGLNQSRYQWALDDYYESKGVEKGDALTKDVSSKRATV, from the exons ATGGCGAGCGCTAAAGACCCAGCAACACCGCCGCATCCGCCACCGTCAATAGGTAAGATCGGCCCATACACCGTCTTCCTCACTCCACCAGTCACCCCTAAACCCACTTCCGAGCCTCCAGCCGCAATTCCTGAAACCCCCAAGAAAAGAGCTGTCGTTTCTGCGCCGCCGGTTCAGCCGCCTCCTGCCAAGTTCGAACCAGCCGGTGATAAGTTCGCTTTCTTCTGGGAAGCCATCGCTAAAGTTCAAAACG CGCATGCGAGTGTAGATGAGTTTATGGCGAATTGGTTAGGGTTGAATCAATCGAGATATCAATGGGCATTGGATGATTATTATGAATCTAAAGGAGTG GAGAAAGGAGATGCTCTAACAAAAGATGTTTCAAGCAAGAGAGCAACTGTTTAA